A genome region from Paracoccus stylophorae includes the following:
- a CDS encoding YceD family protein gives MTAPIPHPQRLRVAHLNPRGDNPFALEPDADTRQAIAAELDLLDLPRLSFQGTIRAERDDAWSLTGQLAARVVQPCVVTLKPVRTDLREQVVRHYTPHLREPDAEEVEMPDETLEPLGRFIDLSAVMIEELALALPEYPRAEGAALGDSAIEDNAPDTRRPFAGLGKLIGGDPDRG, from the coding sequence ATGACCGCCCCGATCCCGCATCCGCAACGCCTGCGCGTGGCGCATCTGAACCCGCGCGGGGACAACCCGTTCGCGCTGGAACCCGATGCGGACACGCGGCAGGCCATCGCCGCCGAACTCGACCTGCTCGACCTGCCGCGCCTGTCGTTTCAGGGCACGATCCGCGCCGAACGCGACGATGCCTGGTCGCTGACCGGTCAGCTTGCCGCGCGGGTCGTGCAGCCCTGCGTGGTCACGCTGAAACCCGTCCGCACCGATCTGCGCGAACAGGTCGTGCGTCACTATACGCCGCATCTGCGCGAACCCGACGCCGAAGAGGTCGAGATGCCCGACGAGACGCTGGAACCGCTTGGCCGGTTCATCGACCTGTCGGCGGTGATGATCGAGGAACTGGCGCTGGCGCTGCCCGAATATCCGCGCGCGGAGGGCGCCGCCCTGGGCGACAGCGCGATCGAGGACAACGCGCCCGACACCCGCCGTCCCTTTGCCGGGCTGGGCAAGCTGATCGGCGGCGATCCCGACCGGGGCTGA
- the rpmF gene encoding 50S ribosomal protein L32 produces the protein MAVPQNRVTRSKRNMRRAHDSLVAANPNECSNCGELKRPHHVCPSCGHYADREVVAQANEIDLDDDAA, from the coding sequence ATGGCAGTCCCTCAGAACCGCGTAACCCGCTCCAAGCGCAACATGCGCCGCGCGCATGATTCCCTGGTTGCGGCGAACCCCAACGAATGCTCGAACTGCGGCGAACTGAAGCGTCCGCATCACGTCTGCCCTTCCTGCGGCCACTACGCCGACCGCGAAGTGGTCGCGCAGGCCAACGAGATCGACTTGGACGACGACGCGGCCTGA
- the plsX gene encoding phosphate acyltransferase PlsX yields MTDASSTSPPPRAPEDRGSVLISVDAMGGDRGPAVVVAGMAESARKNPEIRFVVHGDEAQLRRLIDRRRDLSGRCDIRHAPGVVTMEDKPSQIVRKGADTSMWATIESVRSGEADSAVSCGNTGALMALSMLRLRKLPGVDRPAIACLWPSKNAQGFNIMLDVGADIRADARDLLQYALMGSSYARNGLGVAQPRIGLLNVGTEEHKGRPELKQAHDLIAASAAEGGFDYVGFVEGGDLPSSRVDVIVTDGFTGNVALKTGEGTAKLVGEFMKAAFANSIMSKFAALLAMTSLKRLQKRIDPRRVNGGIFLGLNGTVIKSHGSADATGVSAAIKLAFTLAKSGFQDRLAARVAQGAAASASAEAAAQPGTAS; encoded by the coding sequence ATGACCGACGCTTCCTCGACCAGCCCGCCGCCGCGCGCCCCCGAAGACCGGGGCAGCGTGCTGATTTCGGTTGACGCGATGGGCGGGGATCGCGGCCCCGCCGTCGTCGTCGCCGGCATGGCCGAAAGCGCGCGCAAGAACCCCGAGATCCGGTTCGTCGTCCACGGAGACGAGGCGCAGCTGCGCCGCCTGATCGACCGCCGCCGCGACCTGTCGGGCCGTTGCGACATCCGTCACGCCCCCGGCGTCGTGACGATGGAGGACAAGCCCAGCCAGATCGTGCGCAAGGGCGCCGACACCTCGATGTGGGCGACCATCGAATCGGTCCGGTCGGGCGAGGCCGATTCGGCCGTCAGCTGCGGCAATACCGGTGCGCTGATGGCGCTGTCGATGCTGCGCCTGCGCAAGCTGCCGGGGGTGGATCGCCCGGCCATCGCCTGTCTGTGGCCGTCCAAGAACGCGCAGGGCTTCAACATCATGCTGGACGTGGGCGCCGATATCCGCGCGGATGCGCGCGATCTGCTGCAATACGCGCTGATGGGTTCGTCCTATGCCCGCAACGGGCTGGGCGTGGCGCAACCGCGGATCGGCCTGCTGAATGTCGGAACCGAGGAACACAAGGGCCGGCCCGAACTGAAACAGGCCCACGACCTGATCGCCGCCTCGGCGGCCGAGGGCGGTTTCGACTATGTCGGCTTCGTCGAGGGGGGCGATCTGCCCTCATCGCGCGTGGATGTGATCGTCACCGACGGGTTCACCGGAAACGTGGCCTTGAAGACCGGCGAAGGGACAGCCAAGCTGGTGGGCGAATTCATGAAAGCGGCCTTTGCCAATTCCATCATGTCCAAATTTGCCGCCCTGCTGGCGATGACATCGCTGAAGCGTTTGCAGAAGCGCATCGACCCGCGCCGCGTGAACGGCGGGATATTCCTGGGCCTGAACGGCACCGTCATCAAATCGCACGGCTCGGCCGACGCGACCGGCGTCTCGGCCGCGATCAAGCTGGCCTTCACGCTGGCGAAATCGGGCTTTCAGGACCGGCTGGCCGCCCGCGTGGCGCAAGGTGCCGCCGCCTCGGCCAGCGCCGAGGCCGCGGCCCAGCCGGGGACCGCGTCGTGA
- a CDS encoding beta-ketoacyl-ACP synthase III: MTRRAVIVGTGHYLPERVVENSWFEDRLDTSDEWIRSRSGIERRHFAADDQATSDLAIRAARATLDRAGLQPDDLDGIVVATSTPDYTFPAVATMVQAGLGMRRGFAFDMQAVCAGFVFALANADAMIRAGQADRVLVIGAETFSRIMDWTDRATCVLFGDGAGAVVLEAQEGRGGADDRGILSSDLNSDGQYRELLHVDGGVSTTGTAGRLRMQGNLVFRHAVDKLARTAHAALDKAGLDADQVDWLVPHQANMRIITATAQRMGLPIEKVVLTVADHGNTSAASIPLALSVADRAGRFARGDVILTEAIGGGLSWGAVVLRW; the protein is encoded by the coding sequence GTGACCCGCCGCGCCGTCATCGTCGGCACCGGCCATTACCTGCCCGAACGCGTGGTCGAGAACAGCTGGTTCGAGGACAGGCTGGACACCAGTGACGAATGGATCCGGTCGCGGTCGGGGATCGAGCGGCGGCATTTCGCCGCCGACGATCAGGCGACCAGCGATCTGGCGATTCGCGCCGCCCGCGCGACGCTGGACCGGGCCGGGCTGCAACCGGACGATCTGGACGGCATCGTCGTGGCGACCTCGACCCCCGATTACACCTTCCCCGCCGTCGCCACGATGGTGCAGGCGGGGCTGGGGATGCGCCGCGGCTTTGCCTTCGACATGCAGGCGGTGTGCGCGGGGTTCGTGTTCGCGCTGGCCAATGCCGATGCGATGATCCGCGCCGGCCAGGCCGACCGCGTGCTGGTCATCGGGGCCGAGACGTTTTCGCGCATCATGGACTGGACCGACCGCGCCACCTGCGTGCTGTTCGGAGACGGCGCCGGCGCCGTCGTGCTGGAGGCGCAAGAGGGTCGGGGCGGCGCGGACGACCGCGGCATCCTGTCCAGCGACCTGAACAGCGACGGACAGTATCGCGAGTTGCTGCATGTGGATGGCGGCGTGTCGACCACGGGCACGGCGGGCCGGCTGCGGATGCAGGGCAATCTGGTGTTCCGCCACGCGGTGGACAAGCTGGCCCGGACCGCCCACGCGGCGCTGGACAAGGCCGGGCTGGATGCGGATCAGGTCGACTGGCTGGTGCCGCATCAGGCCAACATGCGCATCATCACCGCCACCGCGCAGCGGATGGGCCTGCCGATCGAGAAGGTCGTGCTGACCGTGGCCGATCACGGCAATACCTCGGCCGCGTCGATCCCGCTGGCGTTGTCGGTGGCGGATAGGGCGGGCCGCTTCGCGCGCGGCGACGTGATCCTGACCGAGGCCATCGGCGGCGGGCTAAGCTGGGGCGCGGTGGTCCTGCGCTGGTAG
- a CDS encoding DksA/TraR family C4-type zinc finger protein, with translation MAGGWARDDAVNEQIEISTAEAIARARQRAARTAAIPSAEFCAECDDPIPQARRDAIPGVQLCVDCQSGRDKARAPVGGINRRASKDSQLK, from the coding sequence ATGGCCGGCGGATGGGCCCGCGACGACGCGGTGAACGAACAGATCGAGATCAGCACGGCAGAGGCCATCGCCCGCGCGCGCCAGCGTGCGGCGCGCACAGCCGCGATTCCGTCGGCCGAGTTCTGCGCCGAATGCGACGACCCCATCCCGCAGGCGCGCCGGGACGCGATTCCGGGCGTGCAGCTGTGCGTCGATTGCCAGTCGGGGCGCGACAAGGCGCGCGCGCCGGTCGGCGGCATCAACCGCCGCGCCAGCAAGGATTCGCAGCTGAAATAG
- a CDS encoding TRAP transporter small permease subunit: MPIIRLIDGVNEVVGRIVSNVAIVFAGIIIYDVFMRYFLGEPTRWAFDLTKQLYGFYFIMLGGYALRHQAHVRVDLVTERLGHTARRWTEVAGYVIFFFPFAWVFARRSWDFAITSYNQGEVTYGAVQLPVYPLKMAMFVAAVLLLIQGVSEILKLVLDKADHLEPMEPLDVR; encoded by the coding sequence TTGCCGATCATCCGCCTTATCGACGGCGTCAACGAGGTTGTCGGCCGGATCGTGTCGAACGTTGCGATCGTCTTTGCCGGCATCATCATCTATGACGTCTTCATGCGGTACTTCCTGGGCGAACCCACCAGATGGGCCTTTGACCTGACCAAGCAGCTTTACGGATTTTACTTCATCATGCTGGGCGGTTACGCGCTGCGCCATCAGGCCCATGTCCGCGTCGATCTGGTGACCGAGCGTCTGGGCCACACCGCTCGCCGCTGGACCGAGGTGGCGGGCTATGTGATCTTCTTCTTTCCCTTTGCCTGGGTCTTTGCCCGGCGCAGTTGGGATTTCGCCATCACCTCGTACAACCAGGGCGAGGTGACCTATGGCGCGGTGCAGTTGCCGGTCTATCCGCTGAAGATGGCGATGTTCGTGGCTGCCGTGCTGCTGCTGATCCAGGGGGTCAGCGAGATCCTGAAGCTGGTCCTGGACAAGGCCGATCACCTCGAACCGATGGAGCCGCTGGATGTCCGGTGA
- a CDS encoding TRAP transporter large permease, whose product MSGESIALIMSGLLLLGLFMGHPLAFVLGGTAVLGAVIAGKPMVLGIVINRIFGDVLDNYVLIAIPLFVLMARFLSDSGVTDRMFEALRHLMASVTGGLGLAVVFISILLAATTGIIGASITVMGMMALRPMLQYGYDRKLATGLIAASGCLGILIPPSIMLILMASYAPGLSVGQLFAGAMLPGVVLGVMYAVYVAFIAWLKPEWAPPVADEEQISRGAMWRMLIVEAVPPLILILGILGSLLAGVATATEASAIGAVLALLIVIMRGRFEWSTFYSALLETGRTSAMILFIVVGATAFTGVFNITGGLRASQDLIRGLADDPYTLVAVMLLVVFILGMFLDWTGIVLLSFPIFLPLVAEMGIDPLWFVVLMAVVLQTSFLSPPFGYALFYMRAISPPEVTTTDIIRGVIPFIALIIVMCVMIIVFPALVTWLPTALYGG is encoded by the coding sequence ATGTCCGGTGAATCGATTGCCCTGATCATGTCGGGCCTGCTGTTGCTGGGCCTGTTCATGGGGCATCCGCTGGCCTTCGTGCTGGGCGGCACCGCCGTTCTGGGCGCGGTGATCGCCGGCAAGCCGATGGTGCTGGGCATCGTCATCAACCGCATCTTCGGCGACGTGCTGGACAATTACGTGCTGATCGCCATTCCGCTGTTCGTGCTGATGGCGCGCTTCCTGTCCGACAGCGGCGTCACCGACCGCATGTTCGAGGCGTTGCGCCACCTGATGGCCAGCGTCACCGGCGGGCTGGGGCTGGCGGTCGTGTTCATCTCGATCCTGCTGGCCGCGACCACCGGCATCATCGGCGCCTCGATCACGGTGATGGGCATGATGGCGCTGCGGCCGATGCTGCAATACGGCTATGACAGGAAGCTGGCGACCGGGCTGATCGCGGCCTCGGGCTGCCTGGGCATCCTGATCCCGCCTTCGATCATGCTGATCCTGATGGCGTCCTATGCGCCGGGACTGTCGGTCGGGCAGCTGTTCGCCGGGGCGATGCTGCCGGGCGTGGTCCTGGGCGTCATGTATGCGGTCTATGTGGCCTTCATCGCCTGGCTGAAGCCCGAATGGGCGCCGCCCGTCGCGGACGAGGAACAGATCAGCCGCGGCGCGATGTGGCGGATGCTGATCGTCGAGGCGGTGCCGCCGCTGATCCTGATCCTGGGCATCCTGGGCTCTCTGCTGGCCGGCGTCGCGACCGCGACCGAGGCCAGCGCCATCGGCGCGGTTCTGGCCCTGCTGATCGTGATCATGCGCGGCCGGTTCGAATGGAGCACCTTCTATTCGGCGCTGCTGGAAACCGGGCGGACCTCGGCGATGATCCTGTTCATCGTGGTCGGCGCGACCGCCTTTACCGGCGTCTTCAATATCACCGGCGGGCTGCGCGCCAGTCAGGACCTGATCCGCGGTCTGGCCGACGATCCCTATACGCTGGTCGCGGTGATGCTGCTGGTGGTGTTCATCCTGGGGATGTTCCTGGACTGGACCGGGATCGTGCTGCTGTCATTCCCGATCTTCTTGCCGCTGGTCGCCGAGATGGGAATCGACCCTTTGTGGTTCGTCGTGCTGATGGCCGTGGTGTTGCAGACCAGTTTCCTGTCGCCGCCCTTCGGATACGCGCTGTTCTATATGCGGGCGATTTCCCCGCCCGAGGTGACGACGACCGACATCATCCGCGGCGTGATTCCGTTCATTGCGCTGATCATCGTCATGTGCGTGATGATCATCGTCTTTCCCGCACTGGTCACCTGGCTGCCGACGGCGTTGTATGGCGGCTGA
- the dctP gene encoding TRAP transporter substrate-binding protein DctP, with protein sequence MKHLMTTAIVALTTAAPAMADTWTMTTTWPSSLELIEIDRHWVELANDLVDDDKLTIEFYDGGSLVPAGEVFGAVESGTIQAGADWPGYWAGRDSAFSPLSTTASLFNAVDYVNWIQEWGGADLYNEVYGKFGMVYLPYGVTNNESGFRTVDKPIETIDDLKGLRLRLSGLEQGKLLEKLGGNQVSMAGGEIYQSLERGVIDGAEFSTPNVDFSGGFQQVTKYWSTPGWHQSSSVFGVMINKAAWDALDEETQSRLKTAADATMLWSLAFTEKRATEAFGKFKEAGTEITRLDDDTLAQIQTMANETIEEVACENPLSAKVYASQIGYLQDYAQWRDASAPFNLGRTPDGPDLAKIQECAQ encoded by the coding sequence ATGAAACACCTGATGACGACCGCCATTGTGGCGCTGACCACCGCCGCGCCGGCCATGGCCGACACCTGGACCATGACGACGACCTGGCCTTCCAGCCTTGAACTGATCGAGATCGACAGGCACTGGGTCGAACTGGCCAACGATCTGGTCGACGACGACAAGCTGACCATCGAGTTCTACGACGGCGGCAGCCTTGTGCCAGCGGGCGAGGTGTTCGGCGCCGTCGAATCGGGCACGATCCAGGCCGGGGCCGACTGGCCGGGTTACTGGGCGGGCCGCGATTCGGCATTCTCGCCGCTGTCGACCACGGCCAGCCTGTTCAACGCCGTGGACTATGTGAACTGGATCCAGGAATGGGGCGGCGCGGACCTGTATAACGAGGTCTATGGCAAGTTCGGCATGGTCTATCTGCCCTATGGCGTGACCAACAACGAATCGGGTTTCCGCACCGTCGACAAGCCGATCGAGACGATCGACGACCTCAAGGGGCTGCGCCTGCGCCTGTCGGGTCTGGAACAGGGCAAGCTGCTGGAAAAGCTGGGCGGCAACCAGGTCAGCATGGCCGGCGGCGAAATCTATCAGTCGCTGGAACGCGGCGTGATCGACGGGGCCGAGTTCTCGACGCCGAACGTGGATTTCTCGGGCGGCTTCCAGCAGGTGACCAAATACTGGTCCACGCCGGGCTGGCACCAGTCGTCGTCGGTCTTTGGGGTGATGATCAACAAGGCCGCGTGGGACGCGCTGGATGAGGAGACGCAGTCGCGGCTGAAGACCGCCGCCGATGCGACCATGCTGTGGAGCCTTGCCTTTACCGAAAAGCGCGCCACCGAGGCCTTCGGCAAGTTCAAGGAAGCCGGGACCGAGATCACGCGTCTGGACGACGACACGCTGGCCCAGATCCAGACCATGGCCAACGAAACCATCGAAGAGGTGGCCTGCGAAAACCCGCTGTCGGCCAAGGTCTATGCCAGCCAGATCGGCTATCTTCAGGACTATGCCCAGTGGCGCGACGCCTCGGCGCCGTTCAACCTGGGGCGGACGCCTGACGGGCCGGACCTGGCCAAGATCCAGGAGTGCGCGCAGTAA
- the ihfA gene encoding integration host factor subunit alpha: protein MGEKTLTRMDLAEAVFRDVGLSRHESAQLVESVLDHVSDALVRGEQVKISSFGTFSVRDKNERIGRNPKTGEEVPITPRRVLSFRPSHLMKERVAAGNKR, encoded by the coding sequence ATGGGCGAAAAAACTCTGACCCGGATGGACCTGGCCGAAGCCGTGTTCCGTGACGTCGGACTGTCGCGCCATGAATCCGCGCAGCTGGTCGAAAGCGTGCTGGACCATGTCTCGGACGCGCTTGTCCGGGGCGAGCAGGTCAAGATCTCGTCCTTCGGCACGTTCAGCGTCCGCGACAAGAACGAACGCATCGGCCGCAACCCCAAGACCGGGGAAGAGGTGCCGATCACGCCCCGCCGGGTGCTGTCCTTCCGCCCCTCGCATCTGATGAAGGAACGGGTCGCGGCGGGCAACAAGCGATAG
- a CDS encoding MerR family transcriptional regulator: protein MKKGADAFRSIGEVAKLIGVAPHVLRYWETQFPQLRPMKRPDGRRYYRPDDVRLAAGLCEVLRDDGLTIRGAKKLLARDRGETIRARGAARIDGLIGKPQPDSAALPPDAADTAPDADTAAPVPAPARGHANGPAPLPASAADPPPDFDDEEQDDMADHSPRSRHRRRRHGQSDDGSLPLFPDLDRTSPDAAWLTRLTYLSARLRQTPGGHPALGRARPHMTALCDAIAGLY, encoded by the coding sequence ATGAAGAAGGGCGCAGATGCATTCCGCTCGATCGGTGAGGTTGCCAAGCTGATCGGCGTCGCGCCCCATGTCCTGCGCTATTGGGAAACGCAGTTTCCGCAACTTCGACCGATGAAACGCCCCGACGGGCGCCGTTATTACCGGCCCGATGACGTGCGGCTGGCCGCCGGCCTGTGCGAGGTGCTGCGCGACGATGGCCTGACCATCCGCGGCGCGAAGAAGCTGCTGGCGCGCGACCGGGGCGAGACGATCCGCGCCCGCGGCGCCGCCCGCATCGACGGGCTGATCGGCAAGCCGCAGCCGGACAGCGCCGCCCTGCCCCCGGACGCGGCTGACACGGCGCCCGACGCCGATACCGCCGCGCCGGTGCCCGCACCCGCGCGCGGCCACGCGAACGGGCCTGCGCCGCTGCCCGCCAGTGCCGCCGACCCGCCGCCGGATTTCGATGATGAGGAACAGGACGACATGGCCGACCACAGCCCCCGATCGCGTCATCGCCGCCGCCGTCACGGCCAATCGGACGATGGCAGTCTGCCGCTGTTCCCCGATCTGGACCGGACATCGCCCGACGCGGCGTGGCTGACGCGGCTGACCTATCTGTCGGCGCGGCTGCGCCAGACGCCCGGCGGCCATCCGGCGCTTGGCCGGGCGCGTCCGCACATGACCGCGCTGTGCGACGCCATTGCGGGACTTTACTAG
- a CDS encoding 2'-deoxycytidine 5'-triphosphate deaminase produces the protein MNGVLPDSEIRALIDRGAIAADPPILPEQIQPASLDLRLGATAYRLRASFLAGRGHRIADRLAELRMHQMDLDGGAVLERGCVYLVPLMERLTLPAGLTAVANAKSSTGRLDLLTRLVTDDGTEFDRLPEAYDGPLYAEICPRSFSVLVRPGMRLNQLRLRRGQAVLNDAELRDLNDRESLVGGPALIDNGLGFSVDLRPRTGDLVGYRARPHSGVIDLDRIGAYPATEFWDELRTTEGRLILDPGAFYILVSRESVAIPPNYAAEMAPYLAMVGEFRVHYAGFFDPGFGIGTAGSGARGVLEVRCHEAPFVLEHGQVVGRLVYERMAARPDRLYGAGIRSNYQGQGLKLAKQFR, from the coding sequence ATGAACGGCGTCCTGCCTGACAGCGAAATCCGCGCGCTGATCGACCGCGGCGCGATTGCCGCCGATCCCCCGATCCTGCCGGAACAGATCCAGCCCGCCAGCCTCGATCTGCGTCTGGGGGCCACCGCCTATCGGTTGCGGGCCAGCTTTCTGGCCGGGCGCGGGCATCGCATCGCCGACCGGCTTGCCGAACTGCGCATGCATCAGATGGATCTTGACGGCGGCGCGGTGCTGGAACGCGGCTGCGTCTATCTGGTGCCGCTGATGGAACGGCTGACCCTGCCCGCGGGATTGACCGCCGTGGCCAACGCCAAATCCTCGACCGGACGGCTGGACCTGCTGACGCGGCTGGTCACCGATGACGGCACCGAGTTCGACCGCCTGCCCGAAGCCTATGACGGTCCGCTTTACGCTGAGATCTGTCCGCGCAGCTTTTCCGTGCTGGTCCGCCCCGGCATGCGCCTGAACCAGTTGCGGCTGCGGCGCGGCCAGGCGGTGCTGAACGATGCCGAGCTGCGCGATCTGAACGACCGCGAATCTCTGGTCGGCGGTCCCGCGCTGATCGACAACGGGCTTGGCTTTTCCGTCGATCTGCGCCCCCGGACCGGCGATCTGGTCGGCTATCGCGCCCGTCCGCACAGCGGGGTGATCGACCTGGACCGGATCGGCGCCTATCCCGCGACCGAGTTCTGGGACGAGTTGCGCACGACCGAAGGCCGCCTGATCCTTGATCCCGGCGCGTTCTATATCCTCGTCAGCCGCGAATCGGTGGCGATCCCGCCCAATTACGCGGCCGAGATGGCGCCCTATCTGGCGATGGTGGGCGAATTTCGCGTCCATTACGCCGGGTTCTTCGATCCAGGTTTCGGCATCGGCACCGCCGGTTCCGGCGCCCGCGGCGTGCTTGAGGTGCGCTGCCACGAAGCGCCCTTCGTGCTGGAACACGGGCAGGTGGTGGGCCGGCTGGTCTATGAGCGCATGGCCGCGCGCCCGGACAGGCTGTATGGCGCGGGCATCAGGTCGAATTATCAGGGACAGGGGCTGAAACTGGCCAAGCAGTTCCGATAG
- a CDS encoding THUMP domain-containing class I SAM-dependent RNA methyltransferase → MDADRFEIFMVATPGLEAPLADEMRELGWSPDIQPGGLTIRGGWTDVWRANLMLRGATRVLARVGSFRALHLAQLDKRARKFPWSDVLRQDQPVKVEAVCKASRIYHAGAAAQRIERAIREELGAPVSADAGIVVKLRIEDDLATISLDTTGPSLHKRGHKPAVAKAPMRETMAAMFLRQMGFDGSQTVLDPMCGSGTFVIEAAEIAAGLAPGRSRSFAFENLAGFDAAAWQRMRDSVVPRQPGLRFFGSDRDAGAIRMSSRNAETAGVENLTRFECRAIGDLARPDAAPGIVIVNPPYGARIGNKGPLFGLHAAMGEVFRSRFQGWRVGIVTSEAGLAKATGLPWQAPGPIVAHGGLKVRLWQTAPL, encoded by the coding sequence ATGGATGCGGATCGGTTCGAAATCTTCATGGTGGCGACACCGGGGCTTGAAGCCCCGCTGGCGGACGAGATGCGCGAACTTGGCTGGTCGCCCGACATCCAGCCCGGCGGCCTGACGATCCGCGGCGGCTGGACCGATGTGTGGCGCGCCAATCTGATGCTGCGCGGGGCGACGCGGGTGCTGGCGCGCGTGGGCAGCTTTCGCGCCCTGCATCTGGCGCAGCTGGACAAGCGCGCGCGCAAGTTTCCGTGGTCCGACGTGCTGCGGCAGGATCAGCCGGTCAAGGTCGAAGCCGTCTGCAAGGCCAGCCGCATCTATCACGCCGGCGCCGCCGCGCAGCGGATCGAGCGGGCAATCCGCGAGGAACTGGGCGCGCCGGTCAGTGCCGATGCCGGGATCGTCGTGAAGCTGCGGATCGAGGACGATCTGGCGACGATCAGCCTGGATACGACCGGCCCCTCGCTGCACAAGCGCGGCCACAAGCCGGCCGTCGCCAAGGCCCCGATGCGCGAGACGATGGCCGCGATGTTCCTGCGCCAGATGGGTTTCGACGGCAGCCAGACGGTGCTGGACCCGATGTGCGGATCGGGCACATTCGTGATCGAGGCCGCCGAGATCGCCGCCGGGCTTGCGCCGGGCCGCAGCCGCAGCTTCGCCTTTGAAAACCTTGCCGGTTTCGATGCCGCGGCTTGGCAGCGCATGCGCGACTCGGTGGTGCCGCGCCAGCCCGGGCTGCGGTTTTTCGGCAGCGACCGCGATGCCGGCGCAATCCGGATGAGCAGCCGGAACGCGGAAACCGCCGGCGTCGAGAACCTGACCCGGTTCGAATGCCGCGCCATCGGCGATCTGGCGCGTCCCGATGCGGCACCGGGCATCGTGATTGTCAATCCCCCCTATGGCGCGCGGATCGGGAACAAGGGGCCGCTGTTCGGACTGCACGCCGCGATGGGCGAGGTGTTTCGCAGCCGGTTCCAAGGCTGGCGCGTGGGCATCGTGACCAGCGAGGCGGGACTGGCGAAGGCAACCGGTCTGCCGTGGCAGGCTCCGGGCCCGATCGTCGCGCATGGCGGGTTGAAGGTCCGGCTGTGGCAGACCGCACCGTTATAG
- the scpB gene encoding SMC-Scp complex subunit ScpB, which translates to MDQQERMVEAILFASAQPVSVRDLAARLPAGCDPAEALAGLRRRYDGRGVTIERLGDGYAFRTAADLSFLMQTETVEQRRLSRAAVETLAIVAYHQPVTRAEIEEIRGVAVSRGTLDQLIEMEWVRMGRRRMTPGRPATFVVTEGFLDHFGLESARDLPGLSELRAAGLLESRPPDAGMAVPTIARDEDDDLDDGTPADDLFDDA; encoded by the coding sequence ATGGATCAGCAGGAACGGATGGTCGAGGCGATCCTGTTCGCCTCGGCCCAGCCCGTTTCGGTGCGCGACCTGGCCGCGCGCCTGCCCGCCGGCTGCGATCCGGCCGAGGCGCTGGCGGGGCTGCGGCGGCGCTATGACGGGCGCGGCGTGACGATCGAGCGGTTGGGCGACGGCTATGCCTTTCGCACCGCCGCCGATCTGTCCTTCCTGATGCAGACCGAAACGGTGGAACAGCGCCGCCTGTCGCGCGCGGCGGTCGAGACGCTGGCGATCGTCGCCTATCACCAGCCCGTCACCCGCGCCGAGATCGAGGAGATTCGTGGCGTTGCCGTCAGCCGCGGCACGCTGGATCAGCTGATCGAGATGGAATGGGTCCGCATGGGGCGCAGGCGGATGACGCCGGGGCGCCCCGCGACCTTTGTCGTGACCGAAGGCTTTTTGGACCATTTCGGCTTGGAATCGGCGCGCGATCTGCCCGGCCTGTCCGAACTGCGCGCAGCCGGCTTGCTGGAATCGCGCCCGCCCGATGCCGGCATGGCGGTTCCCACCATTGCACGCGACGAGGACGACGACCTTGACGACGGCACGCCCGCCGACGATCTTTTCGACGACGCATAG